Within the Miscanthus floridulus cultivar M001 chromosome 2, ASM1932011v1, whole genome shotgun sequence genome, the region TATATATTAGCAGGAATCAGATAGCAAAGACAGTGAACGCTGATGCCACCGATGGACTTTAGTTTATATTAGACTAGAAAAAGCATTGGTCACTACTACATATCATCAACTGGATTCTATTTAATTTATCCAAAGCTGCAAACATGGCCAAATGTTCTTCCACCATGCTCTGCTAAATCTTCGCATTTGCATCTTTCTTAACATCTGACAACGCTGCCCTGTTAACGATCGACTTCGGCAGTCGTCGTCCCAGAGATATCAAGCATGACAAATAATGCTACACGGCAAATATATAGCTGAGACTTGGAAACCATGCAGATCGTACACTAGTAGAGGCATGCATTCATTCATGCATGCACGCTTAATTGATTGCGTAGCTTGCCCCGGCCGGCCGTCGACCACACCACACCAGGCCACCAGTCGCCATGGCACGACGGCGTTTGCTGTTGCTGAAGCCTCGTCCATGGACGACGATCACATGTATATCGACGCGCGCTAGCTACTAATAATCAGTACAGTAGTAGTTAAGCTAGCAGCTAGAGTGAGCTAGAAGGCGATCTTGCCGATGAGCGGTATGCCAATGGCGGTGACGACGAGCGTGGAGGGGACGCCGAACACGACGTGGCTCCAGAAGCTGAGGTCGTGGGCGTtgcgcggcgcgcggcgcgccTGCTCGCACACGATCAGGTTCGCCGCCGACCCCAGGAGCGACAGGTTGCCCGCCACCGTGCTCACCCACGCCAGGAGCAGCCACGACCGGGTCACCGCCGACGCAGAGATCGTCGCCGCAGAAGCCGCCACCTCGTCCCCCATTAGCAGCACTGATTGgatatatatgatatatatatatgtgatgagtAACATATATGCATGTGACCACACAGTTTCATTATCAAAAGTGTCACGTACACGTCAAAACGTAACGACGTACTAATAATTATCAATATATCGTGTCAAAGGAAGTAACATTAGTGCTTAACGCGCTGGTGGTCACGACGACACACTTGAAAACAATAACAAGATAATAAGTAGATATTTGACTACTTTCACGCCTCCTTGTTAGTtgttaaaagaaaaagaaatcttTAACCACAAAATATCTTAGCTATAGGAACCTTTGCCATCTTGCCCCGTACATACGCTTTCAGTTTCTTGCACTGTGTCATATATATGTGTATGTATATAAGTTAGGTCGTTATATATGTAGTGCACTGTACGcacactagctagctagctattgaACTTTTGGTGCTTTTGTCAGTTGTTGCAATACGTGAAAACAAGGTGTGCTTTAATTTATCACTTTTAATACGTACGTGAATAACATGTGTGCTTCATCAGTTGTAACTTGTAATATCAGTATGTACGTATTTACGTTTTGCCTCTAAAAAGCATCCATGTCGTCATGTCGATCCCAAAGTTCCCAACATATATGCGATCTGCTGGCCTTACCAGTTGGAACGTTGGAGGCGAGGTTGGAGAGGAGCAGGATGATGAGGGAGAGCACGGTGACGCCGCTGACGTGGTTGATCTTTGCGTAGGGCGCCATGAAGTTCCAGATGGCCCCCGGGAGCCCAGTCTTGTTGAACCCGCTCACCGTCACGAACATCCCCGAGAAGAAGACCAGCAGCGAGTAGGACACCTGCACATAACCCCTGCACTGCATGAGATGTGCATGCCCACCACGTGCCCAAGTAGTTCGTTGCCTGCCGGCCGGGTTGCGTGAGCAAGAGCGTACCTTGTCGAGGCACGGCTCGGCGTCGCGGAAGTCAACGACGACGAGCGCGATGGCGGTGGTAATGGCGGTCCACGACATGTTGAGGCCGAGCATGTAGGCCACGAGCATGCCAACGGTGACCACGTACGCGAAACTCTTGAGGAACAGCTTACGCCGGTGCTCCGAGCACTGCATGAACCACCGGTGCTTTGTCGGGATGTTCTCCGACATCATCGAGTCCGGATCGTCATCCGTGTCGTAGCCGTGGCGCTGACGCAGAGCGCCGTGGGCGGCGGGGGTTGCTGTGGGGCTATTCTTGAGCGAGAGCACCGAGGCCGGCGACCGCCCCTCCTCGACGGCCTCCATCTCCTTCCCAGCAGCGGCCGCCACCTCGTCGGCGCCCTCGAGGTCCTTCCAGTACATGCAGAGCAGCATGACCGTGTTGACGCCCATCCCAGCGAGCATGGCCGGCAGGATGCCGAAGAAGAACTGGAGGAAGGTGATCTTGCTGTTGAAGGCGATCACCAGGTTCTGCGGGTTGCCGATGGGCGTGGCGCTGGATCCGATGTTGGCGCTGGTGGCGAGCGCCAGCAGGAAGGGCTTGGCGGGGAGGTTGCGCTCGGCGGCGAGCTCCAGCACGAACTCGGTGAGCACGACGCAGCAGGTGTCGTTGGTGAAGAGCGCGCTGGCGAGCGCGGTGACGACGCAGACGCGGCACAGCAGGTCGCGCCCGCCCTGGCTCCGCCACGCCAGCAGCTTGCCCAGGTGCTTGAACATGCCGGCGCCCTTGAGGTAGCCGCCCACCACCATGGTGGCGAAGAGCAGGCCCAGGATCGGGAGGTCGATGGAGGCGTACGCGTCGTCGGCGCTGATGACGTGGAACACGATCATGAGCACGGCGCCCAGCAGCGCCCCCGCCGTGCGCCCGATGGGCAGGAACGGCACCGAAGGGAACACCGCCAGCATCCAGAACACGCCGAATGCCAGCGAACCCATCACCACCTTGGGAAGAGGCGCCAGCTGCGTCATGGCTGATCGGTCGATCTCGCCTTGTTGCTCTCGCTGCAACTACTCTCTGCTTTGAGTTTGACGAAGCGGAGGGGTGGCTCGCCTGAGGTTTAAGTAGTGGCAGAGGAAGACCTTCTTGCATGCTCGTCAGGCTCCAGCTGAAGTAAAATATCTCGGTGTGGGGGCTACCTACAGAAGAAGCTCTAGTGTCCGAGGTCTGTTGGCACTCGAGATTTTTTTGTCTATATCGGATCTTGATTAAAACTATGCCTATGGTGTCTTCAGATTCTTATCCATTTTCTTCTTCAATGCCCCCCTTTCGTGTATCCGGCTTAGCCACCTCGCCGCCACCGCTTCCACCGTTGCCCACGACTACTGCTAACCTGGTTTTACCTGCTATCACTGTGACGTCCTTGCGCTTACTTGGCAAATAAACCATCTTCCTCCACTCCTCGGTTAGCGGCGACCGTTGTCACTGTCACCGCCGGCTTGCCTCATCGTCGTCCATGCACCCGTTGCTGGTTCAGTCTTCGATCTGCCTCTAGATTTAAGCCCATCAAATTCCTCGCCAAACCCCAAATCCTTACTTGCCGGAGCTGTTGCCAGACGCCAGGGTTGGAGGAGATAACCCCGCTACTCGAATCAGACGGATCAGATGTTTATTAGTCATGAATGAATCGGATGGGAGAGAAATCAGATGTTGAATGTCACTAAAACAGGTGAGTTGAGTAGGGTATTTGTCCTTAAGGCAAAATGAATCATACCACATTGCAATGCCAATCAAATTTATCAAAACCACGATTTTCACATCATAAACTAAAAATATcaccgatatatatatatatatatatatatatatatatatatatatatatatatatatatatatatatatatatatatatatatatatatatatatatatatattcagtagccagctacaaaataagttattctgtagccacctctatttacgataattttatatactaatttatgataatatcaatacatatttacgatagttgggttactataacacatggggatatttaccataacgttatagtaaaccacttagtaaggagttactataatctcgtaaattaatatagtaattatcgtaactcaaagtggctacagaagaagttacgataattactatgttaatttacgagattatagtaactccttactaagtggttcattataacgttatgataaatatccccatgtgttatagtaacccaactatcgtaaatatgtattgatattatcgtaaattagtatataaaattatcgtaaatagaagtggctacagaataacttattttatagctgggTACCGAATATAATCGTAGTAGTAGTTTTAGCACCCGCGATGTGAGAAGCTACCTAGCTTAATTATTAGGAAGTGCATGCTTACGTACGTGTGTATGTGTATATATGCAAAGcagttgatatatatatgtgtgtgtgagagagaagcTACCTAGCTTAATTATGAGGAAGTGCATGCTTACGTACGTGTGTATATATGCAAAGCAGTTGAGATATATATACTAGGAAGTGCATGCttacgttatatatatatatatatatatatatatatatatatatatatatatatttatatatatatatatatatatatatatatatatatatatatatatatatatatatatatatatagggagaggctattcagtagccggctacagaatAGTTTATTCTGTAGCCAGGTCGAACAGACGCACCATCCATGATTCGGGTCCAGGCGCTTGCATGGCTGGTGCCCTTCTGCCTCCTGGTCCGATGCGCATTAATCCGAGCCACGCCCACGTAATTAGCTCACGGTGATTTCGGTAATTCAACCTTGCGGCATGCATGCAAATTACAGGCCATGATTACTGGTAGAGCGCTTCATGCATGCAAGTTACTATAATTAGCACGCTGCATGCAAGTTGCTATAAAAAATTTTGAACCTTGCAAGTTACTATAATTAGCACGCTTAATTTGTCCAGGCGCAAATGTTCTTGTTGCGATAATACTACTCCAATATACCTTGTCCACAAAAAAAGTAGAAAATatattctagttactataattaGCACGCAAATGTTCCAGGCGAATGCAAATGATCTTGTTACGATAATTAGCACGGAAATTTACCACAAATTGACGTCAAATGGTTTCTGTTAACCGGTTACTATAACATCTAGATCATTTTACGATGAAAATAGTTACTGTGTTTTGAATGTCTCGAGATGATAATTAGGATAGGAATTTGTACGACGGGaatttatcatgaaatatgagattAATTTTACCATGAAATATTCGATAGAACTGGAAAGGATCATTGTAGTAACTATGATTGAGTAGTTACGATATTCTGTCTGATTCACAATGCCATAATcttgttattatttttaaatgaTTTACTAGAATATATGATGCCTCCTTAGATTAGTTACCATAATATGTTTACTAGATTTGCAAATTGTTACTAGAAGCTATGCCTTTCTGCCCCTGGAAGTTACGATATTCTATTTACTagatttttgaaaaatatttacTAGAATCTATGCCTTTCTAACCCTTGTAGTATGATTCACGAGAAACTTTTAAATTGATTTACTAAAATATATTTCTGACCATGTAGTTACATAATCTATTTACGAGATTTCTGCAAATTATTGAATTGTATGGTAGTGAAAGATAGTTGGTATTTAACAAGTTCCACAGTAGAGAAACCAATCTGAACATACATGCAGCGAAAAAATCAAGCAGCCTGGACATACATGCAGCGAAAAATCAAGTTAGAGGTTGACATTCCAACAAGGAACACGTAGGAATATCAATAAAATGTATTTGCATCCAAAATTTGAGAGAGAAAAGGGGTTCTCTCATGGCTTTGGATTACACATTGATCATTAACATTTCACATTGTTCAGGGGCTAAACAAACTATGGAAAATCGTCATTCAAGAGATATATATGGCTTGCCAACATGAAGATGAACCCCCAATGCACAGCGGCAAGCTTGCAAACAGCAGCTGTTGATCTGGTAAAGAATGACGAACTAAATCGCCTCTGCATGACGGCAAAAAAATTTGACCTAAAAAGAATAGCATGGATCGGAGCGTGAGACCGGAGATAGCTAGCAGAACAAATCAAGGAGAATGCTGAATCTGCATGCAGATGCCGAATTTCTGCTATGGCATTGCATTGCTCGTTGACTGACCTTGCAGAACCATGGATCTGCAAAACGCAAAGAGGAAGGTGAGAAGGGCCACTGCAGCTGCCGTGCTAGTGCTATGGCAAGTTGGTTACCAGGCCATGGCGCCCAGCAGTCAACGAGCTGTGATGAAGGTGTCGCCGGTACTGACGATGAAAGCACCAGGCCCCGCCGCCGTTGCTATCGCCCATTCGGACGGGATCAGCCGGGCGGAGGACGAAGCCAATAGAGTGGCACGGTGGTTTTGTGGTCAGTAAAATATACAACGGCGCTTAGCGGCGGTGTTTATGGGCGGTGATTTAGGGGACATGTTGCCGGCTAATAATTAAGCCATGCATGCAACGGCTTTCCTGGGGCTGGTGGGACGTTGCCGGTCGGTCCGCGTCCACAGTTTGGGCTCGGCTACAAAATAAACTATCCTGTAGCCAGCCGTAGGGTAgtggttctatatatatatatatatatatatatatatatatatatatatatatatatatatatatactactctgcggttacgataattactatgttaatttacgagattatagtaactccttactaagtgatttactatagcgttatggtaaatatcgccatgtgttatagtaacccaactattgtaaatatgtattgacattatcgtaaattagtatataaaattatcgtaaatggaggtggctatagaataacttattttgtagctggctactgaatatactctccctatatatatatatatataagcatgCACTTCCTAGTAATTAAGCTAGCTTCTCACATCGCGCGTGCTAAAACTACTACTACAAGTGGTATAGCACGTCGGCATGCAAATACAACCCTCTACATACGGTAGTACAGTCCGGTAAGCGTAGAGGGCACTCCCCCgtccccaaataaatcaattcgTTTAGAATCCATACTAGTCAAACTTTTTCTAAGGTTGATTAACTTTATAGGAAAGAGTAataacatctatgacataaaatgagcaCATTTTAATTATACTAATTTGATACCACAAATCCTGACGGTTTTTTCAATAAATTAGGTCAAAGTTTAAAAATTTTGACTTAAGATAACAAAGGGATCACATATACATGTATGCATGCGTGACACGTCATCCTTTCAGATAACGTGCCCTGCAATCATAGGCTGCCTCGTGCACAGAGATATAATACTCTACGGCTCTACGGCACGAGCGGCTTTGGCCTGTGCGACTGCCGACTGTTTCGTGCCTTTGTGGGGCCCTCTCTGTACATGCTGAGTGCTAATTTCAGGTCACGCCTTAGTTATATATTGTCATTAGTGTGCTAATCAACTTGGTGCGGTGGAGCTTTCTTGCTTTAGGTAAGCATCGGCATCACAAGCCAAGGATATGCATGACTAATCTTGATTAACACTGTAGTACTCGACTGCATCCTTTAATTTTGGTTGCTAAAAAGCATAAAGCGACGGCAGCCAACAATTCTGTGATACGTATATGTGTAGTGGACGGCGGTGCTTTGGGAGTGCAGTGATTGGCCTGAAGGCCATCAGAAaagtatatgcatatatatatgcgtGCCGAATACATAGCAGGCAGGCTCACTGTTTGAGCATCATTCTACTACAGATTAGCTAGTGGTAATGCATACATGGCATACGAGTAATCATTCCTAGTTAGGTTCTAAATTATAATTCATTTTAGCTTTGCTCCGGTTAaccaatttttatttttattttttacaaAAATGCGCCAATATCTGTAAGTTCAAGTAAATCCATTATCATGACATATTTTATGAAGAATCTCTAATGAATGATTTGGTATCATAGATGTTTATTCATTTTTCTATAAATATGGTCAAATATAGCTAGAGAAGTGTGACTTATAGCAAAGACAAAGCAAACCCTACATCTTTGTAACAAATAATGTAGTATGGCATGAGATGAGTTCATCCATACGTGTACAAAGTACACACTATGTACATGCTCGGAAAAAAAATACATTGAGTTGGAGCTCCGATCCATGACAAACTATGCTGGTTCAGGTATGTTCAAGTTACTCCGAATCAAAAGTTGGTCGTTCATGGCATGGCGGGCTGTCGGTAGCTTTTCCCTTGTGGTACTTTGGATGAAAGAAGAAACCAAGTCgctattttgaatttttgtaaaaGAAAAGGACAACTACGTCATAATCCGTGTTGGAAAGGAGGGTTGCGGCACTGTGCACATGTTGTTGCTTTGCATCACTAACACAGCTTCGGATGCTAATCTGACGCGCGCATATGTTAGGACGACTTCAAGGAAGCACATGTTCATTCTCCCTTTCTATGTAAATTGACTAAAACGGAAAGGAGCATACCTAACAT harbors:
- the LOC136539408 gene encoding silicon efflux transporter LSI3-like isoform X1, which gives rise to MTQLAPLPKVVMGSLAFGVFWMLAVFPSVPFLPIGRTAGALLGAVLMIVFHVISADDAYASIDLPILGLLFATMVVGGYLKGAGMFKHLGKLLAWRSQGGRDLLCRVCVVTALASALFTNDTCCVVLTEFVLELAAERNLPAKPFLLALATSANIGSSATPIGNPQNLVIAFNSKITFLQFFFGILPAMLAGMGVNTVMLLCMYWKDLEGADEVAAAAGKEMEAVEEGRSPASVLSLKNSPTATPAAHGALRQRHGYDTDDDPDSMMSENIPTKHRWFMQCSEHRRKLFLKSFAYVVTVGMLVAYMLGLNMSWTAITTAIALVVVDFRDAEPCLDKGLCAGVLLAAGLLLGDVRDGERVQQDWAPGGHLELHGALRKDQPRQRRHRALPHHPAPLQPRLQRSNCAANGGRGGGFCGDDLCVGGDPVVAAPGVGEHGGGQPVAPGVGGEPDRVRAGAPRAAQRPRPQLLEPRRVRRPLHARRHRHWHTAHRQDRLLAHSSC
- the LOC136539408 gene encoding silicon efflux transporter LSI3-like isoform X2, with product MTQLAPLPKVVMGSLAFGVFWMLAVFPSVPFLPIGRTAGALLGAVLMIVFHVISADDAYASIDLPILGLLFATMVVGGYLKGAGMFKHLGKLLAWRSQGGRDLLCRVCVVTALASALFTNDTCCVVLTEFVLELAAERNLPAKPFLLALATSANIGSSATPIGNPQNLVIAFNSKITFLQFFFGILPAMLAGMGVNTVMLLCMYWKDLEGADEVAAAAGKEMEAVEEGRSPASVLSLKNSPTATPAAHGALRQRHGYDTDDDPDSMMSENIPTKHRWFMQCSEHRRKLFLKSFAYVVTVGMLVAYMLGLNMSWTAITTAIALVVVDFRDAEPCLDKVSYSLLVFFSGMFVTVSGFNKTGLPGAIWNFMAPYAKINHVSGVTVLSLIILLLSNLASNVPTVLLMGDEVAASAATISASAVTRSWLLLAWVSTVAGNLSLLGSAANLIVCEQARRAPRNAHDLSFWSHVVFGVPSTLVVTAIGIPLIGKIAF